The following proteins are co-located in the Cydia pomonella isolate Wapato2018A chromosome 19, ilCydPomo1, whole genome shotgun sequence genome:
- the LOC133528461 gene encoding uncharacterized protein LOC133528461 — protein MSSYTDIAESQKSLETRVQKMLDEFEAKLHRSPAAKATVTSLSEEFSIFKEQILSLMKLLGNQIKSLSHAQDVMEMRHRRKYLLFNGVPEDPAETVSLRIADIITDQLKISGVSTASFKACHRLGKPSEGRNRPILVRFTDMDLKSTVWQKKTSCKGTTYAISEFLTPQRQALFVQARKAFGMRSCWSIGGNIFVKLTSGRRERIESNEDVERLKPLSDNQQPRSSSTPDSGAAGAKNADAVLDVPSNQTGRPRRAGKS, from the coding sequence ATGTCAAGCTACACAGATATTGCCGAGTCACAGAAGTCACTGGAGACAAGAGTGCAGAAGATGCTCGATGAATTTGAAGCCAAGCTACACAGGTCACCGGCAGCAAAGGCGACAGTCACCAGTCTTAGTGaggaattttcaatttttaaggAGCAAATATTGAGCTTGATGAAACTTCTTGGGAACCAGATTAAAAGCCTTAGCCACGCTCAGGATGTTATGGAGATGAGACATCGGAGAAAGTATCTACTCTTCAATGGTGTTCCAGAGGATCCGGCCGAAACTGTAAGTTTGCGCATAGCTGACATTATTACTGACCAATTAAAAATCTCCGGTGTCTCGACTGCTTCATTTAAAGCATGTCACCGACTTGGCAAGCCATCTGAGGGTCGCAACAGGCCTATTCTTGTGAGGTTCACTGATATGGACCTAAAGTCAACTGTGTGGCAGAAGAAGACCTCTTGTAAGGGAACCACATACGCCATTTCTGAGTTCCTTACGCCTCAGCGGCAAGCATTGTTTGTGCAGGCACGTAAGGCTTTTGGGATGAGAAGCTGCTGGTCCATTGGTGGCAACATCTTTGTAAAGTTGACCTCGGGCAGGCGTGAACGCATTGAATCGAATGAAGATGTTGAGCGCCTGAAGCCTCTTAGCGACAACCAGCAGCCTCGTTCGTCGTCGACGCCTGACTCCGGCGCTGCTGGTGCGAAGAATGCCGATGCCGTCTTAGATGTCCCCAGCAACCAGACCGGCCGCCCCCGGCGTGCCGGGAAGTCATAA